The Leucobacter rhizosphaerae genome includes a region encoding these proteins:
- a CDS encoding ABC transporter permease: MRPSRLFSSVAVVPALVIILIFFLLPIGVIIARSFTDPEPGLGQYAAALADPTTLRVLGRTFVTAIITVVVCIGLGYPFAYLLTLVGPTARTLLMVLVLVPFWTSLMARTFAWISLLQRDGPVSAVLGFFGAENVTLRGTLTGVVLAIVQILLPYMILTLYTALASIDRRQLAAAQSLGANRYKAFWQVYLPQSLPGLFAASSLVFILALGFYITPQLIGSPKEAMIAQVIGQRVEKIVDFAGAGALSGILLLATLGLFCVVILAVAPLRRGISQMVNGGETR; the protein is encoded by the coding sequence ATGCGCCCATCGCGCCTCTTCAGCAGCGTTGCCGTCGTCCCAGCGCTCGTCATCATCCTGATCTTCTTTCTGCTGCCCATCGGCGTGATCATCGCCCGGTCGTTCACCGATCCCGAACCGGGACTCGGGCAGTATGCAGCGGCCCTGGCCGACCCGACCACGCTCCGCGTGCTCGGCCGCACGTTCGTGACGGCGATCATCACCGTCGTGGTCTGCATCGGCCTCGGCTACCCCTTCGCCTACCTGCTCACCCTGGTCGGACCCACGGCGCGCACCCTGCTCATGGTGCTCGTGCTCGTGCCGTTCTGGACCTCCCTCATGGCGCGCACCTTCGCGTGGATCTCGCTGCTCCAGCGAGACGGGCCGGTGTCGGCGGTGCTCGGGTTCTTCGGAGCCGAGAACGTCACGCTGCGCGGCACCCTCACGGGAGTGGTGCTCGCGATCGTGCAGATCCTCCTGCCCTACATGATCCTGACCCTCTACACCGCCCTCGCGTCCATCGACCGGCGCCAGCTCGCCGCGGCCCAGAGCCTCGGCGCGAACCGGTACAAGGCGTTCTGGCAGGTCTACCTGCCGCAGTCGCTGCCCGGCCTCTTCGCCGCGAGCTCGCTCGTGTTCATCCTGGCGCTCGGCTTCTACATCACCCCGCAGCTGATCGGCAGCCCAAAGGAGGCCATGATCGCGCAGGTGATCGGCCAGCGCGTGGAGAAGATCGTCGACTTCGCCGGCGCCGGGGCGCTCTCCGGCATCCTGCTCCTCGCGACGCTCGGTCTCTTCTGCGTCGTGATCCTCGCGGTCGCCCCGCTCAGACGCGGCATATCCCAGATGGTGAACGGAGGTGAGACCCGGTGA